A window of the Natrinema salifodinae genome harbors these coding sequences:
- a CDS encoding formate/nitrite transporter family protein: MSEPDPPEQERPDRDPPKQERPDRDPPEQEQVRQAVERSRSGAPAVGAVVRDRFSADEVFQRIVAAADEEVTSGSRELFFSGIAAGFAITITVLLYASLYGETGGHPILSALLYPLGFIYIIIGGYQLYTENTLPPVALTLERIASLPALLRHWTIVLAGNFTGGAIGAAVLAWGGVFSPEAAEAARYLGTHGPETAWLDLFFKAAFAGLIVAGVVWVEYAARETVARIVIVYMAFLAIPIGNLFHVVTSFTEMAYVVFIGELSLYVGLVHFVLPVALGNTIGGILLVTVVNYFQTSERRLESARFEGTNRQLSLREWLFGSYAGRSYVPLIDTAEVSAVEDGETYRVLVPIANPRTESRIVDFAATLADAHENAVVHAVHIIQMPDRRSMRYGSDRNERIISESDRLMEGVRETIEPYDVECETSTVVSHRSFEDVFDTAERERADLVVLNWGDNQPWDAGHTEGRISKFTSDLPCDFLVLKDRDLDTSRILLPTAGGPDSDLSAEVARTLEQADGSDVNLLHVVKNPEDRAEGRTFLANWAAEHDLENAELTIDATGDVEKAICREAADSSLVIIGATESGLLSRLVRDSLHMDVVNEVDSSVLLAERPSNGNILKRLLGRP, translated from the coding sequence ATGAGCGAACCCGATCCACCCGAGCAGGAACGACCGGACCGCGATCCCCCCAAGCAGGAACGACCGGACCGCGATCCACCCGAACAGGAGCAGGTCAGGCAGGCGGTCGAACGGTCCAGAAGCGGTGCCCCGGCGGTCGGTGCGGTCGTCCGCGACCGCTTCTCGGCCGACGAGGTCTTCCAGCGCATCGTCGCAGCGGCCGACGAGGAGGTCACCTCCGGCAGCCGCGAACTCTTCTTCAGCGGCATCGCCGCCGGCTTCGCGATCACGATCACCGTCTTACTGTACGCCTCGTTGTACGGCGAGACCGGCGGCCATCCGATTCTGAGCGCACTGTTGTATCCGCTCGGCTTCATCTATATCATCATCGGCGGCTACCAACTGTACACCGAAAACACGCTCCCGCCGGTCGCGCTCACCTTGGAGCGGATCGCCAGCCTCCCCGCCCTGTTGCGCCACTGGACGATCGTTCTCGCCGGCAACTTTACCGGCGGCGCGATCGGCGCGGCGGTGCTCGCCTGGGGCGGCGTCTTCTCCCCCGAAGCGGCCGAGGCGGCGCGCTATCTCGGCACTCACGGCCCGGAGACGGCGTGGCTCGACCTGTTCTTCAAGGCTGCCTTCGCCGGCCTGATCGTCGCGGGCGTCGTCTGGGTGGAGTACGCCGCCCGCGAGACGGTCGCCAGGATCGTGATCGTCTACATGGCCTTCCTCGCGATCCCGATCGGGAACCTGTTTCACGTGGTCACCTCCTTCACCGAGATGGCCTACGTCGTCTTCATCGGCGAACTCTCCCTGTACGTTGGCCTGGTTCACTTCGTGCTCCCGGTGGCGCTCGGCAACACCATCGGCGGCATTTTGCTGGTGACCGTCGTCAACTACTTCCAGACGAGCGAACGCCGCCTCGAGTCGGCCCGATTCGAGGGGACCAATCGACAGCTCTCGCTGCGGGAGTGGCTGTTCGGGAGCTACGCTGGCCGGTCGTACGTCCCCCTGATCGACACCGCCGAGGTCTCGGCGGTCGAGGACGGCGAAACCTACCGCGTGCTGGTTCCGATCGCCAACCCCCGCACCGAGTCGCGGATCGTCGACTTCGCCGCGACGCTGGCCGACGCCCACGAGAACGCGGTCGTCCACGCCGTTCACATCATCCAGATGCCCGACCGGCGGTCCATGCGGTACGGCTCCGACCGCAACGAACGGATTATCTCCGAATCCGACCGACTGATGGAGGGGGTCCGCGAGACGATCGAACCCTACGACGTCGAGTGCGAGACCTCGACGGTCGTCTCCCACCGTTCGTTTGAGGACGTCTTCGACACCGCCGAGCGCGAGCGGGCCGACCTGGTCGTCCTGAACTGGGGCGACAACCAGCCGTGGGACGCCGGTCACACCGAGGGCCGGATCAGCAAATTCACGAGCGACCTCCCCTGTGACTTCCTCGTCCTCAAGGACCGGGATCTGGACACCTCGCGGATCCTCCTGCCGACCGCCGGCGGGCCGGACTCGGACCTGAGCGCCGAGGTCGCCCGCACGCTCGAGCAGGCCGACGGGTCGGACGTGAATCTCTTGCACGTCGTCAAGAATCCCGAAGACCGCGCGGAGGGCCGGACGTTCCTCGCGAATTGGGCCGCCGAGCACGACCTCGAGAACGCCGAGCTCACGATCGATGCCACCGGCGACGTCGAGAAGGCGATCTGTCGGGAGGCCGCCGACAGCTCGCTCGTGATCATCGGCGCGACGGAGTCGGGACTGCTCTCGCGGCTGGTGAGGGACTCCCTGCACATGGACGTCGTCAACGAAGTCGACAGTTCGGTCCTGCTCGCCGAACGGCCCAGCAACGGGAACATTCTCAAGCGACTGTTGGGTCGTCCGTAA
- a CDS encoding sodium-dependent transporter: MVRESWASRAGFILAAVGSAIGLGNIWRFPWMTAENGGSAFLILYLLIVLVVGVPGLLAAFVIGRRSNRNPVGAFKSLAGSRFWTALGALCVVTSILLMSFYSVVGGWILRYFLESATGAYFAAPETHFAAISYGAEAFGYQLAVLAATSLIVAAGIRRGIEATTKVMMPGVVVLLVGLAIWAAQQPNAAQGYEFYLEFDGAYLAENFLSVLGSAAGQALFTLSIGSGTMITYASYVNDDRSLPLDASLIAVFNLGIGILAGLVVFPLLFSFTPGPTEGGPGALFVGIASAFASLPGGRLLGAVFFLVVLLAALTSLISMLEIPVSFLVDEFDLERSTATRGLFALVVLTGGVNAFSPAVFTLFADHLVDLLLVLGLTGFMVYTAWVLGPAAIEEYLEGAGPLSRPLVIPWRYAIGTLFPAFLLFTFYADVAALIGFSTGPGPLLVATLLTVLVLVVVARRSVSETRPQPSESTD, from the coding sequence ATGGTACGTGAGAGTTGGGCGAGTCGCGCCGGATTCATCCTGGCCGCGGTCGGAAGCGCGATCGGGCTGGGGAACATCTGGCGGTTCCCGTGGATGACCGCGGAGAACGGCGGAAGCGCCTTTCTGATTTTGTATCTGCTCATTGTCCTCGTCGTCGGGGTGCCGGGGTTGCTGGCCGCGTTCGTAATCGGCCGACGGTCGAATCGGAACCCAGTCGGGGCGTTCAAATCGCTCGCCGGATCGCGTTTCTGGACGGCGTTGGGCGCGCTCTGTGTCGTCACCTCGATTCTGCTGATGTCGTTCTACAGCGTCGTCGGCGGGTGGATCCTTCGGTACTTCCTCGAGAGCGCGACGGGAGCCTATTTCGCGGCTCCTGAAACCCACTTCGCGGCGATCAGCTACGGTGCCGAAGCGTTCGGCTACCAACTCGCCGTCCTCGCGGCCACGTCTCTGATCGTCGCCGCGGGGATCAGACGCGGCATCGAGGCGACGACGAAGGTGATGATGCCTGGCGTCGTCGTATTGCTCGTTGGACTCGCGATCTGGGCGGCCCAGCAGCCCAACGCCGCGCAGGGATACGAGTTCTACCTCGAATTCGACGGCGCCTACCTCGCGGAGAACTTCCTGTCGGTGCTGGGATCGGCCGCCGGCCAGGCGCTGTTCACCCTCTCGATCGGCAGCGGAACGATGATCACCTACGCCTCCTACGTCAACGACGACCGCTCGCTGCCCCTCGACGCCTCACTCATCGCCGTGTTCAATCTCGGCATCGGTATCTTGGCCGGTCTCGTGGTGTTCCCGTTGCTGTTCTCGTTCACGCCGGGACCGACCGAGGGCGGCCCCGGCGCCCTGTTCGTCGGGATCGCCAGTGCGTTCGCGAGCCTGCCCGGCGGGCGACTCCTCGGCGCGGTCTTCTTCCTCGTCGTTCTCCTCGCAGCCCTCACGAGTCTGATCAGCATGCTCGAGATTCCGGTCTCGTTTCTGGTCGACGAGTTCGATCTCGAGCGCTCGACGGCGACCCGGGGGCTATTCGCGCTGGTCGTACTCACCGGCGGCGTGAACGCGTTCAGCCCCGCGGTGTTTACGCTGTTCGCGGACCACCTCGTCGATCTCCTCTTGGTGCTCGGTCTGACCGGGTTCATGGTGTACACAGCCTGGGTGCTCGGTCCGGCCGCGATCGAGGAGTACCTCGAAGGCGCAGGGCCGCTCTCGCGCCCGCTGGTGATCCCGTGGCGGTACGCGATCGGGACCCTCTTCCCGGCGTTTCTCCTCTTTACGTTCTACGCCGACGTCGCGGCCTTGATCGGGTTCTCAACGGGACCGGGACCGTTGTTGGTCGCGACGCTGCTGACGGTGCTGGTGCTCGTGGTAGTGGCCCGTCGTTCTGTCTCCGAAACCCGACCGCAACCGAGCGAGAGCACGGACTGA
- a CDS encoding aldo/keto reductase, with product MEYTTLGSTGMEVSRLCLGCMSFGSSDWREWVLGDEESKEIIERAIDLGINFFDTANLYSKGESERILGEALEGHREESVVATKGYFQMREDDPNSGGLSRKAIEQELEASLDRLGMDTVDLYQIHRWDYDTPIETTMRALDDAVRRGQARYVGASSMWAHQFADALHASDRLGLERFVTMQNHYNLVYREEEREMLPLCETENIGVLPWSPLARGYLTRPHEEIDATTRGEAEEHMYDHPYREGGGPEINERVAELAAEKGVTMAQISLAWLLHKDWVDAPIIGTTSVEHLEQAVEALDISLSASDIAYLEEPYEPVPVSGHE from the coding sequence ATGGAGTACACGACGCTCGGTTCGACCGGCATGGAGGTCAGTCGCCTCTGCCTCGGCTGCATGAGCTTCGGTTCGAGCGACTGGCGCGAGTGGGTCCTCGGCGACGAGGAAAGCAAAGAGATCATCGAGCGCGCGATCGACCTCGGGATCAACTTCTTCGACACGGCGAACCTGTACTCGAAGGGCGAGTCCGAGCGCATCCTCGGCGAAGCGCTCGAGGGCCACCGCGAGGAGTCGGTCGTCGCGACGAAGGGCTACTTTCAGATGCGCGAGGACGATCCGAACTCGGGCGGCCTCTCGCGGAAGGCCATCGAACAGGAACTCGAGGCCAGCCTCGATCGGCTGGGCATGGACACCGTCGACCTCTACCAGATCCACCGCTGGGATTACGACACGCCGATCGAGACGACAATGCGGGCGCTCGACGACGCGGTCCGCCGCGGCCAGGCGCGGTACGTCGGCGCCTCCTCGATGTGGGCTCATCAGTTCGCCGACGCCTTGCACGCGAGCGATCGACTCGGACTCGAACGGTTCGTCACGATGCAGAACCACTACAACCTCGTCTACCGCGAGGAGGAACGCGAGATGCTACCCCTCTGCGAGACGGAAAATATCGGCGTGCTCCCGTGGTCGCCGCTGGCCAGGGGCTACCTCACGCGCCCCCACGAGGAGATCGACGCGACCACCCGCGGCGAGGCCGAGGAGCACATGTACGACCACCCGTACCGCGAGGGCGGCGGCCCGGAGATCAACGAGCGCGTCGCGGAACTGGCCGCCGAAAAAGGGGTGACGATGGCCCAGATATCGCTCGCCTGGTTGCTCCACAAGGACTGGGTCGACGCACCGATCATCGGGACGACCAGCGTCGAGCATCTGGAGCAGGCCGTCGAGGCGCTCGATATCTCCCTGTCGGCGTCGGATATCGCCTATCTCGAGGAGCCGTACGAACCGGTGCCGGTGTCGGGTCACGAGTGA
- a CDS encoding helix-turn-helix domain-containing protein, which produces MSTDAGAPEGADARELLHFVTQETRFALVANILQHPDQLPSMYELEQLNPSVSGATVYKHVQKLIDAGIVEAVALPEEKRQQGYPWKFYSLTDEGRTFLEQHNLLAAEGTLQRIYETISDKPEKMVTYENAPRPDRD; this is translated from the coding sequence ATGAGTACCGACGCGGGGGCGCCCGAGGGGGCGGACGCGCGCGAACTCCTCCACTTCGTCACCCAGGAGACGCGGTTCGCGCTCGTGGCCAACATCCTCCAGCACCCCGACCAGCTGCCGTCGATGTACGAACTCGAGCAACTGAACCCGAGCGTGAGCGGGGCGACCGTCTACAAACACGTCCAGAAGCTGATCGACGCCGGAATCGTCGAAGCGGTCGCGCTCCCGGAAGAAAAACGGCAGCAGGGCTATCCCTGGAAGTTCTACAGCCTGACCGACGAGGGCCGCACGTTCCTCGAACAGCATAACCTGCTCGCGGCCGAAGGGACGCTCCAGCGGATCTACGAGACGATTTCCGATAAACCCGAGAAGATGGTCACGTACGAGAACGCGCCCCGTCCCGACCGCGACTGA
- the tenA gene encoding thiaminase II: protein MATSDRLLEAGGEIWNAQKSHPFVTELADGTLAEDAFLTWVRQDYRYLLDYARVFAIAGSKARDEATMTRLFGIAHTTLDDEMDLHREFAADYGLSPADLEAAQKAPTCVAYTNFLLRTAYEGTLPEIAAAIYPCGQGYLDIADHMADRAPQEDHRYAPFIEKYTSDEFREVVNWMRSFVDRYGERYPEQYEAMEAAFLTSARLEFRFWEMAYRREDWGLPTAGTDA from the coding sequence ATGGCGACCAGCGATCGATTGCTCGAGGCCGGTGGAGAGATCTGGAACGCGCAGAAGAGTCACCCGTTCGTGACGGAGCTCGCGGACGGGACGCTCGCGGAAGACGCCTTTCTCACGTGGGTCCGGCAGGACTACCGCTATCTGCTCGACTACGCGCGCGTGTTCGCGATCGCGGGCTCGAAGGCTCGCGACGAGGCGACGATGACCAGGCTGTTCGGGATCGCGCACACGACGCTCGACGACGAGATGGATCTCCACCGGGAGTTCGCCGCCGACTACGGGCTCTCGCCGGCGGACCTCGAGGCCGCGCAGAAGGCGCCGACCTGCGTCGCGTACACGAACTTCCTGTTGCGGACCGCCTACGAGGGGACGCTCCCGGAGATCGCGGCCGCGATCTACCCTTGCGGGCAAGGCTACCTCGACATCGCCGATCACATGGCCGACCGCGCACCCCAGGAAGACCACCGGTACGCGCCCTTCATCGAGAAGTACACGAGCGACGAGTTTCGCGAGGTCGTCAACTGGATGCGTTCGTTCGTCGACCGGTACGGGGAGCGCTACCCCGAGCAGTACGAGGCTATGGAGGCGGCGTTCCTGACGAGCGCTCGCCTCGAGTTCCGCTTTTGGGAGATGGCCTATCGGCGAGAGGACTGGGGACTGCCGACCGCCGGGACCGACGCCTGA
- a CDS encoding CBS domain-containing protein, translated as MELPTPADLRQRRTELGLTQSELAEKADVSQPLIARIEGGDVDPRLSTLRRIVNALEKAESDVIRAADLMNEAVVSIAPDDPVSEAARKMEEEAYSQLAVIQDGIPVGSISQSDLVHVDSEARDESVEDHMSESFPTVSKDATLDEISNLLEHYKAVMITEAGETVGIITEADIAARLS; from the coding sequence ATGGAACTCCCGACGCCCGCCGACCTCCGACAACGCCGCACCGAGCTCGGACTCACGCAGAGCGAACTCGCCGAAAAGGCTGACGTCTCCCAGCCGCTGATCGCCCGGATCGAGGGCGGCGACGTCGACCCGCGGCTATCGACCCTTCGGCGAATCGTCAACGCCCTGGAGAAGGCCGAGAGCGACGTCATCCGCGCCGCCGACCTGATGAACGAGGCCGTCGTCAGCATCGCGCCCGACGACCCGGTCAGCGAGGCCGCTCGCAAGATGGAGGAGGAAGCCTACTCCCAGCTGGCGGTCATTCAGGACGGCATCCCCGTCGGCTCGATCAGCCAGAGCGACCTGGTCCACGTCGATTCCGAGGCCCGCGACGAATCCGTCGAGGACCACATGAGCGAGAGCTTCCCGACCGTCTCGAAGGACGCTACCTTGGACGAGATCAGCAACCTGCTCGAACACTACAAGGCCGTGATGATCACCGAGGCTGGCGAGACCGTCGGCATCATTACCGAGGCCGACATCGCCGCGCGGCTGTCCTGA
- a CDS encoding DUF555 domain-containing protein, which produces MGNYLVAMEAAWLVRDVEEIDDAIGVAVSEAGKRLNSEDMDYVEVEVGATGCPACGEPFDSAFIAADTALVGLALEMEVFNADGEEHASRIAKSEVGGALRDVPLTVVEVVEVPEDE; this is translated from the coding sequence ATGGGAAATTATCTCGTCGCGATGGAAGCCGCATGGCTCGTTCGTGACGTCGAGGAGATCGACGACGCGATCGGCGTCGCCGTCAGCGAAGCCGGGAAGCGACTCAACAGCGAAGACATGGACTACGTCGAGGTCGAGGTCGGCGCGACGGGCTGTCCCGCCTGCGGCGAGCCCTTCGACTCCGCCTTCATCGCGGCCGACACCGCGCTGGTCGGGCTCGCGCTCGAGATGGAAGTCTTCAACGCCGACGGCGAGGAACACGCCTCGCGTATCGCCAAGAGCGAGGTCGGCGGCGCGCTGCGGGACGTCCCGCTGACCGTCGTCGAGGTCGTCGAAGTCCCCGAAGACGAGTAA
- the psmB gene encoding archaeal proteasome endopeptidase complex subunit beta — MRTPTHDSDFSRTVDQLADDPNPYEPEIGSLPQNDLTRADLDNVNKTGTTTIGISTADGVVIATDMRASLGGRFVSNKNVQKVEQIHPTAALTLVGSVGGAQSFISSLRAEVNLYEARRGEQMSIDALATLAGNFARGGPFFAIHPILGGVDDEGSHVYSIDPAGGVMEDDYTVTGSGMQLAYGHLEQAYEEDMSNEEAVTVAARGIKSAVERDTGSGNGVFLCEITDEGVDIHGHHDFDEVL; from the coding sequence ATGCGTACGCCCACACACGACTCCGACTTCTCCCGGACGGTCGACCAGTTGGCCGACGATCCGAACCCCTACGAGCCGGAGATCGGATCCCTGCCCCAGAACGACCTCACGCGGGCCGATCTGGACAACGTGAACAAGACGGGGACGACGACGATCGGCATCTCCACCGCCGACGGCGTCGTCATCGCGACGGACATGCGTGCCAGCCTCGGCGGCCGGTTCGTCTCCAACAAGAACGTCCAGAAGGTCGAGCAGATCCACCCGACCGCCGCGTTAACGCTCGTCGGTAGCGTCGGCGGCGCGCAGTCGTTCATCTCGAGTCTCCGCGCCGAGGTCAACCTCTACGAGGCCCGTCGCGGCGAGCAGATGAGCATCGACGCCCTGGCGACGCTGGCCGGCAACTTCGCCCGCGGCGGTCCGTTCTTCGCCATCCACCCGATCCTGGGCGGCGTCGACGACGAGGGCAGCCACGTTTACAGCATCGACCCCGCCGGCGGCGTCATGGAAGACGACTACACCGTTACCGGCTCCGGGATGCAGCTGGCCTACGGTCACTTAGAGCAGGCCTACGAGGAGGACATGTCCAACGAGGAAGCCGTGACGGTCGCCGCCCGCGGCATCAAGTCCGCCGTCGAGCGCGACACCGGCTCTGGTAACGGCGTCTTCCTCTGTGAGATCACCGACGAGGGCGTCGACATCCACGGCCACCACGACTTCGACGAAGTGCTGTAA
- a CDS encoding DUF4013 domain-containing protein: MALLVDEGLRYPFRGDRSPDLLAIGGLLGIFTAICLQLAVAVGPSPLAVPFVALAAVSIIALLGYLFRVVAATVAGDETPPGFRPLGRLLRDGCRLLAVSIGYAIGPTVVLAVTVGGLVRRPFDPDAIGFGGSLLFFGASTVVLSMVLAFGYVYPAAVGRLATGGGLREAVDVRPQRSVLAHGGYFTAWLCASLFVVPGWAFLIAALSNATAFGVVAAFVTFYAHVVAARLVGRGYRRAATIER, from the coding sequence ATGGCGCTTCTCGTAGACGAGGGCCTGCGGTACCCGTTCCGGGGCGACCGATCGCCGGACCTGCTCGCGATCGGCGGCCTCCTGGGCATCTTTACGGCGATCTGCCTGCAGTTGGCCGTCGCCGTCGGTCCCTCGCCCCTCGCGGTCCCGTTCGTCGCGCTCGCAGCGGTATCGATCATCGCGCTGCTCGGCTACCTCTTTCGCGTCGTCGCCGCGACCGTCGCCGGCGACGAGACGCCGCCTGGCTTTCGCCCGCTCGGCAGACTGCTTCGGGACGGCTGTCGACTGCTCGCCGTCTCGATCGGCTACGCGATCGGGCCGACCGTCGTCCTCGCCGTCACGGTCGGCGGCCTAGTACGGCGCCCGTTCGATCCGGACGCGATCGGCTTCGGCGGCTCGCTCCTGTTCTTCGGCGCATCGACGGTCGTCCTCTCGATGGTCCTCGCGTTCGGCTACGTCTACCCGGCGGCCGTCGGCAGGCTCGCCACCGGCGGCGGGCTCCGCGAGGCCGTCGACGTTCGCCCGCAGCGATCGGTCCTGGCCCACGGCGGCTACTTCACCGCCTGGCTGTGCGCGTCGCTGTTCGTCGTCCCCGGCTGGGCGTTCCTCATCGCGGCGCTCTCGAACGCGACCGCGTTCGGCGTCGTCGCCGCCTTCGTCACCTTCTACGCGCACGTCGTGGCGGCGCGACTCGTCGGGCGGGGGTATCGACGGGCAGCGACGATCGAGCGGTGA
- a CDS encoding ABC transporter ATP-binding protein translates to MADLQLDNVTKVFTEDDGNEIVAVDEVSLDIDDGEFLVLVGPSGCGKSTTLRMVAGLETVSAGQIRLGSSVINDARPKERDIAMVFQSYALYPHMTVRENMSFGLEESTSMPDEKIAVTVEEAAEMLGIDDLLDRKPDDLSGGQQQRVALGRAIVRDPEVFLLDEPLSNLDAKLRAQMRTELQRIQEEIGVATIYVTHDQTEAMTMADKIAILNDGQLQQVGTPLECYHEPNNLFVAGFIGEPSMNFFDVTRQGDRLVHDAFEYELSAETAGEVGDQRDLVLGVRPEDIEVGSERDGSHSYETRVDVVEPMGDENNVYLAFGPDSEPFVATIDGFQHVEGGQSVVARIPEDAIHVFDRSSGRALRNRQLDTQTVPEPQI, encoded by the coding sequence ATGGCAGATCTACAACTCGACAACGTAACGAAGGTGTTCACGGAGGACGACGGCAACGAGATCGTCGCCGTCGACGAGGTATCGCTCGACATCGACGACGGGGAGTTTCTGGTCCTCGTCGGGCCGTCCGGCTGCGGGAAGTCGACGACGCTCCGGATGGTCGCGGGACTGGAGACGGTCAGCGCCGGCCAGATCCGGCTCGGCAGCTCGGTGATCAACGACGCGCGACCGAAAGAGCGGGACATCGCGATGGTGTTCCAGTCGTACGCGCTGTACCCGCACATGACCGTCCGCGAGAACATGTCCTTCGGCCTCGAGGAGTCGACCTCGATGCCGGACGAGAAGATTGCGGTGACGGTCGAGGAGGCCGCCGAGATGCTCGGGATCGACGACCTGCTCGATCGCAAGCCCGACGACCTCTCGGGTGGCCAGCAACAGCGGGTCGCCCTAGGTCGGGCGATCGTCCGCGATCCGGAGGTCTTCCTGCTCGACGAACCGCTGTCGAACCTGGACGCGAAGCTCCGGGCCCAGATGCGCACGGAGCTCCAGCGGATCCAGGAGGAGATCGGCGTCGCGACGATCTACGTCACCCACGACCAGACCGAGGCGATGACGATGGCGGACAAGATCGCTATCCTCAACGACGGCCAGCTCCAGCAGGTCGGGACGCCGCTGGAGTGCTATCACGAGCCGAACAACCTGTTCGTCGCCGGCTTCATCGGCGAGCCGTCGATGAACTTCTTCGACGTGACCCGGCAGGGCGACCGGCTCGTCCACGACGCCTTCGAATACGAACTGTCGGCCGAGACGGCCGGCGAGGTCGGCGACCAGCGCGATCTGGTCCTCGGCGTCCGACCCGAGGACATCGAGGTCGGCTCGGAACGCGACGGCTCGCACAGCTACGAGACGCGGGTCGACGTCGTCGAGCCGATGGGCGACGAGAACAACGTCTATCTCGCGTTCGGTCCCGACAGCGAGCCGTTCGTCGCGACCATCGACGGCTTTCAGCACGTCGAGGGGGGCCAGTCGGTCGTCGCTCGGATCCCGGAGGACGCGATCCACGTGTTCGATCGGAGCAGCGGTCGCGCGCTCCGGAACCGGCAACTCGACACGCAGACGGTACCCGAGCCGCAAATATAG
- a CDS encoding carbohydrate ABC transporter permease, with amino-acid sequence MATTTDEPSDPTATIRGVPLSRVALYATLLALVGAYVSPLYSGLTTAFKTQDAFRETSPLLPPITGFTIDPWLIAGSELASGMINSFALTIPAAVLSAAFGSLAAYGLTKVDWRGQAFLLALFLAAVFIPYQAVLVPLRQFWSMIGLTQLHDRGELVELIVTHIAYGIPICTILFRSYYQTLDDELIEAARLDGASIARIYRKIVLPLSLPMFAVTLIYQFTQIWNDFLFALVLLTNRSNYVITLELNALAGSMATNYSVQMAGAFIAALPTILVYVLFGEQFAKGQTI; translated from the coding sequence ATGGCAACCACGACCGACGAACCGAGCGACCCCACTGCAACGATCCGCGGCGTCCCCCTCAGCCGCGTCGCCCTCTACGCGACGCTGCTCGCGCTCGTCGGGGCGTACGTCTCGCCGCTGTACAGCGGTCTGACGACCGCGTTCAAGACTCAAGACGCCTTCCGGGAGACGTCGCCGCTCCTCCCGCCGATCACCGGCTTCACGATCGACCCCTGGCTGATCGCCGGCAGCGAACTGGCCAGCGGGATGATAAACAGCTTCGCGCTGACGATCCCCGCCGCCGTCCTCTCGGCGGCGTTCGGCAGCCTGGCGGCCTACGGATTGACCAAGGTCGACTGGCGCGGCCAGGCGTTCCTGCTGGCCTTGTTCCTCGCGGCGGTCTTCATCCCCTACCAGGCGGTGCTCGTGCCGCTGCGGCAGTTCTGGTCGATGATCGGCCTCACCCAGCTTCACGACCGCGGCGAGCTGGTGGAACTGATCGTCACGCACATCGCCTACGGGATTCCGATCTGTACGATTCTGTTCCGGTCGTACTACCAGACGCTCGACGACGAACTCATCGAGGCGGCGAGACTCGACGGCGCGTCGATCGCCCGGATCTACCGGAAGATCGTACTGCCGCTGTCGCTGCCGATGTTCGCCGTGACGCTGATCTACCAGTTCACGCAGATCTGGAACGACTTCCTGTTCGCGCTGGTGTTGCTCACCAATCGATCGAACTACGTCATCACGCTCGAGTTGAACGCGCTCGCGGGCTCGATGGCGACCAACTACAGCGTCCAGATGGCGGGTGCGTTCATCGCCGCCCTGCCGACGATTCTGGTGTACGTCCTGTTCGGAGAACAGTTCGCTAAGGGCCAGACGATCTGA